From Rhodoferax sp. AJA081-3, the proteins below share one genomic window:
- the rmuC gene encoding DNA recombination protein RmuC — protein sequence MVWALLALTLVTLLVAGWTALALGRLRAGDAQAGLDAQLQRKELQDLRVLLQSANERLERELRREIAESSQGARQELTQNLATFQQSLTQQGAEATRTQNTQIDAFGQQLSLMQKTLADTLHTQLSGMGESTARRLAELSDTNTRSMTAVRDALNQQLAQLQTTNSAKLDEMRATVDEKLQTTLQARLGESFKQVADRLEQVHKGLGEMQTLAQGVGDLKHLLTNVKTRGIFGEAQLASLLEQVFVPDQYAVQIATRPGSKNVVDFAIKLPGKSDSGAPLWLPIDAKFPNEDYERLLDAQGRADVLGAEAAGKALELRIRLEAKSMVEKYVEPPHTTDFAILFLPTEGLYAEVLRRPGLMESLQRDHRVTLAGPTTLLAMLSSLQMGFRTLALEKRSSEVWQVLGAVKTEFEKFGGVLAKVKSQTQTVLNTLDNAETRSRAMGRALKKVEALPDTQAQALIPFDKDFDGAGGEPDADTSA from the coding sequence ATGGTTTGGGCGCTGCTGGCGCTGACGTTGGTGACGCTGCTCGTGGCCGGTTGGACGGCGCTGGCGCTGGGTCGCCTGCGTGCGGGTGATGCCCAGGCGGGGCTGGACGCACAACTGCAGCGCAAGGAGCTGCAGGACCTGCGGGTTTTGCTGCAATCCGCCAATGAGCGCCTGGAGCGCGAGCTGCGCCGCGAGATTGCCGAATCGTCCCAGGGCGCGCGCCAGGAGCTGACACAGAACCTGGCCACCTTCCAGCAATCGCTGACACAGCAAGGGGCCGAGGCCACGCGCACTCAAAACACACAAATCGACGCCTTTGGCCAACAGCTGTCGCTGATGCAAAAGACGCTGGCCGACACCCTGCACACCCAACTCTCTGGCATGGGCGAGTCCACGGCCCGCCGCCTGGCCGAGTTGAGCGACACCAACACCCGCAGCATGACGGCCGTGCGGGATGCCCTGAACCAACAGTTGGCCCAGCTGCAAACCACCAACTCTGCCAAGCTGGACGAAATGCGCGCCACGGTGGACGAAAAGCTGCAGACCACCTTGCAGGCGCGATTGGGCGAGAGTTTTAAACAGGTCGCCGACCGCCTGGAGCAGGTGCACAAAGGCCTGGGTGAAATGCAGACGCTGGCCCAGGGTGTGGGCGACCTCAAACACCTGCTGACCAATGTCAAGACCCGCGGCATCTTTGGCGAGGCACAACTGGCCAGCCTGCTGGAACAGGTCTTTGTACCCGACCAGTACGCGGTGCAGATCGCGACGCGCCCAGGCAGCAAAAACGTCGTCGACTTTGCGATCAAGCTGCCCGGCAAGTCCGACTCCGGCGCGCCGCTGTGGCTGCCTATAGACGCGAAGTTTCCCAACGAAGATTACGAGCGTTTGCTCGATGCCCAGGGCAGGGCGGACGTGTTGGGCGCCGAGGCCGCAGGCAAGGCGCTGGAGCTGCGCATACGGCTGGAGGCCAAGTCCATGGTCGAAAAATACGTGGAGCCACCGCACACCACCGACTTTGCGATTTTGTTCCTGCCCACCGAAGGCCTGTACGCCGAGGTGTTGCGCCGCCCCGGCCTGATGGAAAGTCTGCAGCGCGACCACCGTGTCACGCTGGCCGGGCCTACCACCTTGCTGGCCATGTTGAGTTCGCTGCAAATGGGCTTTAGAACGCTGGCGCTGGAGAAGCGCTCCAGCGAGGTCTGGCAGGTGCTGGGTGCCGTCAAGACCGAGTTCGAAAAATTTGGTGGTGTGCTGGCCAAGGTTAAATCGCAGACCCAGACCGTGCTCAACACGCTGGACAACGCCGAGACCCGCAGCCGCGCCATGGGCCGTGCACTGAAAAAGGTGGAAGCCCTGCCCGACACGCAGGCTCAAGCCCTGATTCCCTTCGACAAAGACTTTGACGGCGCCGGTGGCGAGCCCGACGCCGACACCAGCGCATGA
- a CDS encoding D-glycerate dehydrogenase, whose product MTSTSTQRPRVLITRAVFPDVIARLSEHFDVESNQSDVNWTPAELVQRLQGKAGAFTTGSIAINAALLAQCPDLKICANMAVGYNNFDLDAMSAAGVLASNAPDVLTETTADFGFALMMAAARRVTESEHFLRAGQWKSWRYDMFAGAEIHGSTLGIIGMGRIGQGIARRGALGFGMQVVYHNRSRLDATTEADCKARYVSKEELLQTADHVVLVVPYSAASHHTIGAAELALMKTTATLTNIARGGIVDDAALAAALRDKRIAAAGLDVFEGEPNVHPDLLSVPNVVLTPHIASATMGTRRAMAMLAVDNLIGYLVHGKAVTPLNADRLVQQGTA is encoded by the coding sequence ATGACATCAACCTCCACACAGCGTCCCCGTGTACTGATCACCCGTGCCGTCTTCCCCGATGTGATCGCGCGCCTGTCTGAACACTTCGACGTAGAGTCCAACCAGAGCGATGTGAACTGGACACCAGCCGAACTCGTACAACGCCTGCAGGGCAAGGCGGGCGCCTTCACCACGGGCTCCATCGCTATCAACGCCGCCCTGCTGGCCCAATGCCCGGACCTGAAGATTTGCGCCAACATGGCCGTGGGCTACAACAACTTCGACCTGGACGCGATGAGCGCCGCCGGCGTGTTGGCCAGCAATGCACCCGACGTGTTGACCGAAACCACGGCCGACTTCGGTTTTGCGCTGATGATGGCCGCCGCGCGCCGGGTGACAGAGAGTGAACACTTTCTGCGCGCCGGCCAATGGAAGAGCTGGCGCTACGACATGTTTGCCGGGGCCGAAATCCATGGCTCCACACTGGGCATCATCGGCATGGGCCGCATTGGCCAGGGCATCGCACGCCGCGGCGCCCTGGGCTTTGGCATGCAGGTCGTGTACCACAACCGCAGCCGCTTGGACGCCACGACCGAGGCCGATTGCAAGGCACGTTATGTCAGTAAAGAAGAGCTTTTGCAGACGGCCGACCACGTGGTCCTCGTCGTGCCGTACTCTGCCGCGTCTCACCACACGATAGGTGCGGCCGAACTGGCGCTGATGAAGACCACTGCCACACTGACCAACATCGCCCGCGGCGGCATTGTGGACGATGCCGCACTGGCCGCCGCATTGCGCGACAAACGCATTGCCGCAGCGGGGCTGGATGTGTTTGAAGGTGAACCCAATGTCCACCCGGACCTGCTGAGCGTGCCCAACGTGGTGCTGACGCCCCACATCGCCAGCGCCACCATGGGCACGCGCCGCGCGATGGCCATGCTGGCAGTGGACAATCTGATCGGGTATCTGGTGCACGGCAAGGCGGTGACGCCGCTGAATGCCGACCGGCTGGTGCAGCAAGGCACTGCATAA
- a CDS encoding nitroreductase: MTSPSSAAVDAAITSRMSVRAFTDQMVDRTTIEHILQVASRAPSGTNCQPWRVYVLQGAKQAQLVEQVCAAHDAIRANPALAAEYVEEYDYYPQKWVSPYIDRRRENGWGLYGLLGIGKADKDKMHAQHQRNFKFFDAPVGLMFTVDRVLGRGSLVDYGAFLQNIMVAARGHGLHTCPQAAWNGFAKIILPHIGAGPDEMLVCGMSLGYADESAVVNGFHTPRVPAQDFTTWLE, translated from the coding sequence ATGACATCACCATCTTCCGCTGCCGTCGACGCAGCGATCACGTCCCGCATGTCCGTGCGGGCCTTCACCGACCAGATGGTGGACCGCACCACCATCGAACACATCCTGCAGGTCGCCAGCCGCGCACCCTCAGGCACCAACTGCCAACCCTGGCGTGTCTATGTGCTGCAGGGCGCCAAGCAGGCGCAACTGGTAGAGCAGGTCTGCGCCGCGCACGACGCCATCCGTGCCAACCCGGCATTGGCCGCCGAGTATGTGGAAGAGTACGACTACTACCCGCAGAAATGGGTCAGCCCCTACATCGACCGGCGCCGCGAAAACGGCTGGGGCCTGTACGGTCTGCTGGGCATAGGCAAGGCCGACAAGGACAAGATGCACGCCCAGCACCAGCGCAACTTCAAATTCTTCGATGCTCCCGTAGGCCTGATGTTTACCGTGGACCGTGTCCTTGGCCGCGGTTCGTTGGTGGACTATGGAGCCTTTCTGCAAAACATCATGGTCGCCGCGCGCGGCCATGGCCTGCACACCTGCCCGCAGGCTGCGTGGAACGGTTTTGCCAAGATCATCCTGCCGCATATTGGCGCCGGGCCAGACGAGATGCTGGTCTGCGGCATGTCACTGGGTTATGCGGATGAATCTGCCGTGGTGAATGGCTTCCACACGCCCCGCGTGCCGGCGCAAGACTTCACCACCTGGCTGGAATAG
- a CDS encoding thioesterase family protein, with protein MPNTNPPKPAPESRSAYKAFRPITTRWMDNDAYGHVNNVVYYSWFDTAVNAHLIEHGALDIHAGETIGLVIETHCNYFASLAFPQTVQVGIRVAHLGTSSVRYEVGIFGDADTTAAKGHFVHVYVDKITRRPVPLPQRLKTVLEALL; from the coding sequence ATGCCGAATACCAATCCCCCCAAACCCGCGCCCGAGTCCCGCAGCGCCTACAAGGCGTTTCGCCCCATCACCACCCGCTGGATGGACAACGATGCTTACGGTCATGTCAACAACGTCGTCTACTACAGCTGGTTTGACACCGCGGTCAATGCCCACCTGATCGAACACGGCGCACTGGACATCCATGCCGGCGAGACCATAGGCCTGGTGATAGAGACCCATTGCAACTACTTTGCATCCCTGGCATTTCCGCAGACCGTGCAGGTGGGTATTCGGGTGGCGCACCTGGGCACTTCCAGTGTGCGTTACGAGGTAGGCATCTTTGGCGACGCGGACACCACGGCCGCCAAGGGGCATTTTGTGCACGTTTATGTAGACAAAATCACGCGTAGGCCCGTACCCCTGCCACAGCGGCTCAAAACTGTATTGGAAGCATTGTTATGA
- a CDS encoding phasin family protein: MMTVEQLMTSHKANIETLFGLTSKAFEGVEKIVELNLTASKAALAEANTHTQSLLSVKDAQELLALQSGLFQPLAEKTAAYSRHLYDIATGTTAEFGKNFEGQAADAQKKFMGLVDSAAKNAPAGSESAVAIMKSSVAAANNALESVQKAVKQATEMAEANFNAVAATATNATKQATAKKR; encoded by the coding sequence ATGATGACTGTTGAACAACTGATGACTTCCCACAAAGCCAACATCGAAACTCTGTTCGGCCTGACCAGCAAGGCTTTCGAAGGCGTCGAGAAGATCGTTGAACTGAACCTGACTGCTTCCAAGGCAGCTTTGGCCGAAGCCAACACCCACACCCAGTCCCTGCTGAGCGTGAAAGACGCACAAGAACTGTTGGCCCTGCAATCCGGCCTATTCCAGCCTTTGGCTGAAAAGACTGCTGCTTACAGCCGCCACCTGTATGACATCGCGACCGGCACCACTGCCGAGTTCGGCAAGAACTTTGAAGGTCAGGCTGCTGATGCCCAGAAGAAGTTCATGGGTCTGGTTGACAGCGCTGCCAAGAACGCACCTGCTGGCTCTGAGTCCGCTGTGGCGATCATGAAGAGCTCAGTGGCTGCTGCCAACAACGCTCTGGAATCCGTGCAAAAGGCTGTGAAGCAAGCCACTGAAATGGCCGAAGCCAATTTCAATGCCGTGGCCGCTACTGCGACCAACGCTACGAAACAAGCCACTGCCAAAAAGCGTTAA
- a CDS encoding patatin-like phospholipase family protein, with the protein MKFYISLVATLALIGCASTPKDAPVIDTPVVTPPVAVVVAPKIPPRIGLALGGGAARGFAHVGVIQVLEEAGIRPSMVSGTSAGSLVAAFYASGKTGKQLQNVAETMEEATIADWTLPLFNRGMLRGDALARYVNGQVGSRLIEDMVLPLGIVATDLNSGQSMLFQRGDTGTAVRASSAVPAVFQPVKISGREYVDGGLVSPVPVRAARQMGAELVIAVDISSAPEGNLSGGTLDVLLQTFAIMGKSINYFELKEADIVVKPGLVGVASADFGSRKKSIEAGRKAMLQLLPQLRAAIAAKTR; encoded by the coding sequence ATGAAGTTCTATATTTCACTGGTTGCCACACTTGCTCTCATAGGCTGCGCGTCAACACCCAAAGATGCGCCGGTCATCGACACGCCTGTTGTTACGCCGCCGGTTGCTGTTGTTGTAGCTCCCAAAATACCACCCCGTATAGGTCTTGCCCTGGGCGGTGGCGCGGCCCGGGGTTTTGCGCATGTCGGTGTAATCCAGGTCTTGGAGGAGGCTGGCATCCGCCCTTCCATGGTCTCCGGTACCTCCGCCGGCAGCCTGGTAGCCGCGTTTTATGCCAGCGGCAAAACGGGCAAACAGCTACAAAACGTGGCCGAGACCATGGAGGAGGCCACCATCGCCGATTGGACACTGCCGCTGTTCAACCGCGGCATGCTGCGCGGCGATGCGCTGGCGCGGTATGTCAATGGCCAAGTGGGGTCACGCCTGATCGAGGATATGGTTTTACCGCTGGGCATTGTTGCCACAGACCTCAACAGTGGCCAGAGCATGTTGTTTCAGCGTGGTGATACTGGCACTGCCGTGCGGGCGTCCAGCGCAGTTCCGGCTGTTTTTCAGCCCGTCAAAATTTCGGGCCGTGAATATGTGGACGGTGGCTTGGTCTCGCCCGTGCCCGTGCGCGCCGCGCGCCAGATGGGCGCTGAATTGGTGATCGCGGTTGACATCTCCAGCGCACCGGAGGGCAATCTGTCCGGCGGAACGCTGGACGTGTTGTTGCAGACCTTTGCCATCATGGGCAAAAGCATCAACTACTTTGAGCTCAAGGAAGCGGACATCGTGGTCAAACCCGGTTTGGTCGGGGTCGCCAGTGCGGACTTTGGCTCACGCAAAAAGTCCATCGAAGCGGGGCGCAAAGCGATGTTGCAACTCTTGCCACAATTGCGGGCCGCAATCGCTGCCAAAACCCGCTGA
- a CDS encoding extracellular solute-binding protein, giving the protein MKTRIALACLLSIVSATTLAQEQVLNIYSARHYPTDEALYANFTKATGIKLNRVDADDAGILARLKAEGAASPADIILLVDASRLWRGETDGLFQPIKSKLLDDAIPAQYRGKANANGETPWYGFSTRARVIVYDKLKVKKEDVDTYEELGDPKNTGKLCIRSGSHPYNLSLFGSVTEHMGEAAAEQWLKGMVANMARAPKGGDTDQIKAVASGECGIAVSNSYYLARLMRSTKPEDQTVIERVGVVFPNQSTWGTHVNIAGGAVAKNAKNPANAIKFLEYLASASAQDHFANGNNEWPVAKGVKINNPALQAMTGGSFKSETIPISVVGMNQVKVQQMLDRVGFK; this is encoded by the coding sequence ATGAAAACCCGTATTGCCCTAGCCTGTTTGCTCAGCATCGTTTCCGCGACCACCCTGGCGCAGGAGCAGGTTCTGAACATTTATTCAGCACGCCATTACCCGACGGACGAAGCACTCTACGCCAACTTTACCAAAGCCACTGGCATCAAACTCAACCGTGTGGACGCCGACGACGCCGGTATTCTGGCGCGCCTAAAGGCCGAAGGTGCAGCATCCCCGGCTGACATCATTTTGTTGGTCGATGCCAGCCGCCTCTGGCGCGGTGAAACCGATGGTCTGTTCCAGCCCATCAAATCCAAGCTGCTGGACGATGCGATTCCCGCCCAATACCGTGGCAAAGCCAATGCCAATGGAGAAACACCCTGGTACGGTTTTTCCACGCGCGCGCGCGTCATCGTGTACGACAAGCTCAAGGTGAAGAAAGAAGACGTGGACACCTACGAAGAACTGGGTGACCCCAAGAATACCGGTAAATTGTGCATCCGCTCGGGTTCGCACCCGTACAACCTGTCGTTGTTTGGATCGGTGACCGAACACATGGGTGAAGCCGCCGCTGAACAGTGGCTCAAAGGCATGGTTGCCAACATGGCACGTGCGCCAAAGGGTGGCGATACGGACCAGATCAAGGCCGTCGCATCGGGAGAATGTGGCATTGCCGTTAGCAACTCGTACTACCTGGCGCGCCTGATGCGCTCTACCAAGCCCGAAGACCAGACCGTCATCGAACGTGTGGGCGTCGTCTTCCCCAACCAGTCCACATGGGGCACCCACGTCAACATCGCAGGCGGCGCAGTGGCCAAAAATGCCAAGAACCCGGCAAATGCCATCAAGTTCCTGGAGTACCTGGCGAGTGCATCCGCACAAGACCATTTCGCCAACGGCAACAACGAATGGCCCGTCGCAAAAGGGGTGAAGATCAACAACCCTGCTCTGCAGGCCATGACAGGCGGTAGCTTCAAAAGCGAGACCATACCCATCAGCGTGGTGGGTATGAACCAGGTCAAAGTGCAACAAATGCTGGACCGCGTGGGCTTCAAGTAA
- the clpA gene encoding ATP-dependent Clp protease ATP-binding subunit ClpA — protein sequence MIAQELEVSLHMAFVEARQQRHEFITVEHLLLALLDNPSAAEVLRACSANIDDLRKSLSNFIKDNTPQVAGADDVDTQPTLGFQRVIQRAIMHVQSTGSGKKEVTGANVLVAIFGEKDSHAVYYLHQQGVTRLDVVNFIAHGIKKNDPPESSAKANENPVENEEGNGEKNEKASPLEQFTVNLNQLAKDGKIDPLIGREYEVERVIQILCRRRKNNPLLVGEAGVGKTAIAEGLAWRITQGDVPEILAEAIVYSLDMGALLAGTKYRGDFEQRLKGVLKALKDKPNAVLFIDEIHTLIGAGAASGGTLDASNLLKPGLSSGALKCIGATTFTEYRGIFEKDAALSRRFQKVDVVEPTVEQTVEILKGLKSRFEEHHNVKYAVAALQAAAELSAKYINDRHLPDKAIDVIDEAGAAQRILPASKRKKTISKAEVEEIVAKIARIPAANVSNDDRSKLKTLERDLRNVVFGQDKALDVLSSAVKMARSGIGKGDKPIGSFLFSGPTGVGKTEAAKQLAYIMGIDLIRFDMSEYMEQHAVSRLIGAPPGYVGFDQGGLLTEAITKKPHCVLLLDEIEKAHPAIFNVLLQVMDHGTLTDNNGRKADFRNVIIVMTTNAGAETMNKASIGFTNPREAGDEAADIKRLFTPEFRNRLDAIVSFKALDENIILRVVDKFLLQLETQLAEKKVDVTFTDKLRKHLAKKGFDPLMGARPMQRLIQDTIRRALADELLFGRLTEGGRLTVDLDDKDESKTEVLLDIQPLPEKKGKSKPEEATAG from the coding sequence ATGATTGCCCAAGAATTGGAAGTCAGCCTGCACATGGCGTTTGTTGAGGCACGCCAGCAGCGCCACGAGTTCATTACCGTGGAGCACTTGTTGCTCGCCCTATTGGACAATCCCAGCGCCGCCGAAGTGTTGCGCGCCTGCTCGGCCAACATCGACGATTTGCGCAAGTCGCTGTCGAACTTCATCAAGGACAACACGCCGCAGGTAGCAGGGGCCGATGATGTGGACACCCAGCCTACCTTGGGCTTTCAGCGCGTCATCCAGCGCGCCATCATGCATGTGCAATCCACCGGCAGTGGCAAGAAGGAAGTAACCGGTGCCAATGTACTGGTCGCCATCTTTGGCGAGAAGGATTCCCACGCGGTCTATTACCTGCACCAGCAGGGCGTGACACGCCTGGACGTGGTGAACTTCATTGCCCACGGCATCAAGAAGAATGATCCTCCCGAGTCATCGGCCAAGGCCAATGAAAACCCGGTCGAGAACGAAGAAGGTAACGGCGAGAAGAACGAAAAAGCTTCTCCGCTGGAGCAGTTCACGGTCAACCTGAACCAGCTCGCGAAAGACGGCAAGATCGATCCGCTGATCGGCCGTGAATACGAAGTCGAGCGCGTCATCCAGATCCTCTGCCGCCGCCGCAAGAACAACCCCTTATTGGTGGGCGAAGCCGGTGTCGGCAAGACCGCCATTGCAGAGGGCCTCGCGTGGCGCATCACCCAGGGTGATGTGCCCGAAATCCTGGCGGAAGCCATTGTGTATTCGCTGGACATGGGCGCCTTGCTGGCCGGTACCAAGTACCGCGGTGATTTCGAACAACGTCTCAAGGGTGTGTTGAAAGCACTGAAAGACAAACCCAATGCCGTGCTCTTTATTGATGAAATCCACACCTTGATCGGTGCGGGTGCCGCATCGGGTGGAACACTGGACGCGTCCAATCTGCTCAAGCCCGGACTGAGCTCAGGTGCCTTGAAGTGCATTGGCGCCACCACGTTCACCGAGTACCGTGGCATCTTCGAAAAAGACGCAGCGCTGTCGCGCCGTTTCCAGAAGGTGGATGTTGTTGAGCCTACTGTGGAGCAGACTGTTGAGATTCTCAAAGGACTCAAGTCGCGCTTTGAGGAGCACCACAACGTTAAGTACGCCGTGGCGGCCTTGCAAGCGGCGGCAGAGTTGAGTGCCAAGTACATCAACGACCGCCATCTGCCGGACAAGGCGATTGACGTCATCGATGAGGCTGGCGCGGCGCAACGGATCTTGCCTGCGAGCAAGCGCAAAAAGACCATCAGCAAGGCCGAGGTCGAAGAGATTGTGGCCAAGATCGCCCGTATCCCCGCGGCCAATGTGTCCAATGACGACCGCAGCAAGCTTAAAACGCTGGAGCGTGATCTGCGCAATGTGGTGTTTGGCCAGGACAAGGCCTTGGACGTATTGTCGTCAGCCGTCAAGATGGCGCGTTCTGGCATTGGCAAGGGCGACAAGCCGATTGGCTCCTTCCTGTTCAGCGGCCCCACCGGTGTTGGCAAGACCGAGGCCGCCAAACAGCTGGCCTACATCATGGGCATTGACCTGATTCGCTTCGATATGAGCGAATACATGGAGCAGCACGCGGTGAGCCGTTTGATCGGTGCGCCTCCGGGTTACGTGGGCTTTGACCAGGGCGGTTTGCTGACCGAGGCCATCACCAAGAAACCGCACTGTGTGTTGCTGCTCGATGAAATCGAAAAGGCGCACCCTGCGATTTTCAACGTGCTGTTGCAGGTCATGGACCATGGCACACTGACGGACAACAACGGGCGCAAGGCCGATTTCCGCAACGTGATCATTGTGATGACCACCAATGCGGGTGCGGAGACCATGAACAAGGCCAGCATCGGGTTTACCAACCCGCGGGAGGCTGGGGACGAAGCGGCGGACATCAAACGCCTGTTCACCCCCGAGTTCCGCAACCGCCTGGATGCCATCGTCAGCTTCAAGGCGCTGGACGAAAACATCATCCTGCGTGTGGTCGACAAGTTCCTACTGCAGCTGGAAACCCAGCTGGCTGAGAAGAAAGTCGACGTTACCTTCACCGACAAGCTGCGCAAGCACTTGGCGAAGAAGGGCTTTGACCCCCTGATGGGCGCCCGACCCATGCAGCGCCTGATTCAGGACACGATCCGCCGTGCGCTGGCCGACGAGCTGCTGTTTGGACGTCTGACGGAAGGTGGCCGCCTGACGGTGGACCTGGATGACAAGGACGAAAGCAAGACCGAGGTCCTGCTGGATATCCAGCCCTTGCCCGAGAAAAAGGGCAAGTCGAAGCCGGAAGAGGCAACTGCGGGCTAA
- the clpS gene encoding ATP-dependent Clp protease adapter ClpS: MATNIPSKPLEPPIQPPNPDEGGSVVLERRTQRVKPPQMYQVLMLNDDYTPMEFVVVVIQEFFGKDLESATRIMLKIHLDGKAVCGVYSKDVAVTKVDQVLDAAHKAGHPLQCICEPVDL; the protein is encoded by the coding sequence ATGGCTACAAATATCCCGTCCAAACCACTAGAACCCCCCATTCAGCCGCCCAACCCTGATGAAGGTGGCTCTGTTGTGTTGGAGCGTCGTACCCAGCGGGTCAAACCGCCGCAGATGTACCAGGTGCTCATGCTCAACGACGACTACACCCCCATGGAGTTTGTCGTGGTGGTGATACAGGAGTTTTTCGGCAAGGATCTGGAATCAGCGACCCGCATCATGTTGAAAATCCACCTGGATGGCAAAGCTGTGTGTGGGGTTTATTCCAAGGATGTGGCGGTGACCAAGGTCGACCAGGTGCTGGACGCTGCGCACAAGGCGGGCCATCCTTTGCAATGCATTTGTGAACCCGTGGATTTGTAA
- the icd gene encoding NADP-dependent isocitrate dehydrogenase yields the protein MYQHIKVPTEGKKITVNADMSLNVPDQPIIPFIEGDGTGLDITPVMLKVVDAAVAKAYGGTKKIHWMEVYAGEKSTNVYGPDVWLPEETLQALREYVVSIKGPLTTPVGGGIRSLNVALRQELDLYVCLRPIQYFDGVPSPVKEPHKTNMVIFRENSEDIYAGIEFEAESEKAKKLIKFLQDEMGVKKIRFPNTSGIGIKPVSREGTERLVRKAIQYAIDNDKPSVTIVHKGNIMKYTEGGFRDWAYNLAQKEFGAQLIDGGPWCKFKNPKSGKDIVVKDSIADAFLQQILLRPAEYSVIATLNLNGDYVSDALAAQVGGIGIAPGANLSDSVACFEATHGTAPKYAGKDYVNPGSEILSAEMMLRHMGWLEAADLIISSMEKSIKSKKVTYDFARLMDGATQVSCSGFGQVMIDNM from the coding sequence ATGTACCAGCACATCAAAGTCCCTACCGAAGGTAAAAAAATCACCGTGAATGCGGACATGTCCCTGAACGTGCCCGACCAGCCCATCATTCCGTTTATTGAAGGCGACGGCACCGGTCTGGACATCACCCCCGTGATGCTGAAAGTGGTGGACGCAGCGGTGGCAAAAGCCTATGGCGGCACGAAGAAGATCCACTGGATGGAAGTCTATGCTGGCGAAAAGTCTACCAATGTGTACGGCCCCGATGTGTGGCTGCCAGAAGAAACTCTGCAGGCCCTGCGTGAGTACGTGGTGTCCATCAAAGGTCCATTGACCACGCCTGTGGGGGGCGGTATTCGCTCCCTGAATGTGGCTTTGCGCCAGGAACTGGATCTGTACGTGTGCCTGCGCCCCATCCAGTACTTTGACGGTGTGCCCAGCCCGGTCAAAGAACCGCACAAGACCAATATGGTGATCTTCCGCGAAAACTCGGAGGACATCTACGCCGGCATCGAGTTTGAAGCCGAGAGTGAGAAGGCCAAGAAGCTGATCAAGTTCCTGCAGGACGAGATGGGCGTCAAGAAAATCCGTTTCCCCAACACCTCCGGCATTGGTATCAAGCCGGTGTCGCGTGAAGGCACCGAGCGCCTGGTGCGCAAGGCCATCCAGTACGCCATTGACAATGACAAGCCCAGCGTGACCATTGTGCACAAGGGCAACATCATGAAGTACACCGAAGGTGGCTTCCGCGATTGGGCCTACAACCTGGCGCAAAAGGAGTTTGGCGCGCAGTTGATAGACGGTGGCCCCTGGTGCAAGTTCAAGAATCCCAAGTCTGGCAAAGACATTGTGGTCAAGGACAGCATTGCCGACGCTTTCCTGCAGCAGATCCTGCTTCGTCCCGCCGAGTACAGCGTGATTGCCACGCTCAACCTGAATGGCGACTACGTGTCTGATGCTCTGGCCGCACAGGTTGGTGGCATCGGTATTGCACCGGGTGCCAACCTGTCGGACTCGGTGGCGTGTTTTGAGGCCACCCACGGCACGGCACCCAAGTATGCAGGCAAGGATTACGTGAACCCGGGCTCTGAAATCCTGTCCGCTGAAATGATGCTGCGCCACATGGGCTGGCTGGAAGCGGCAGACCTCATCATCAGCTCCATGGAAAAGTCGATCAAGAGCAAGAAAGTGACCTATGACTTTGCACGTTTGATGGACGGCGCGACCCAGGTGAGCTGCTCCGGCTTCGGGCAGGTCATGATCGACAATATGTAA
- a CDS encoding DUF192 domain-containing protein, which translates to MKTIVSTLLATLLFGHGLVNAQDMPQTELPRTKLSVGMYQIDAQVAASSEQREIGLMFRKNMPQHEGMLFIFESPSRLCFWMKNTPLPLTAAFVADDGAIVNLEDMKPLTTESHCSTKPVRYVLEMNQGWFAKKGIKPGAKLSGRPFTP; encoded by the coding sequence ATGAAAACCATTGTTTCTACCTTGTTGGCTACGCTCTTGTTTGGTCACGGACTTGTCAACGCGCAAGACATGCCACAGACCGAATTGCCACGCACCAAACTATCCGTCGGCATGTACCAAATCGATGCACAAGTAGCCGCCAGCTCCGAGCAACGCGAGATCGGACTCATGTTCCGCAAAAACATGCCCCAGCACGAAGGCATGCTCTTCATCTTCGAGAGCCCCAGCCGACTGTGTTTCTGGATGAAAAACACACCGCTGCCACTGACCGCTGCCTTTGTTGCCGACGATGGCGCCATCGTCAACCTGGAAGACATGAAACCACTCACCACCGAATCCCACTGCTCGACCAAACCCGTGCGCTACGTTTTGGAGATGAACCAGGGGTGGTTTGCGAAAAAGGGCATCAAGCCCGGCGCAAAACTTTCGGGACGCCCGTTCACCCCATAA